In the genome of Poecilia reticulata strain Guanapo linkage group LG16, Guppy_female_1.0+MT, whole genome shotgun sequence, one region contains:
- the setdb1b gene encoding histone-lysine N-methyltransferase SETDB1-B isoform X1 — protein sequence MESGDGMEVDGWDPSLEDELGVSLDDLKKWIEEAVEQSEAVKKKKAQLIELEEWVEQKEKEEAKTEKLLNDANQSVLECEKLVRAAYENNGLVYRESSSEDEGGGGGGLPSEVIEIDDDDDDDVIAVGCLVPPKTQTPSKDPTLNEASAVLQKTTQQVQKLVQIVTKPSAGSPLIRTAVQSVVQPGIQSPTPAIFVSQAPSHQTMTQTQPNPNIKEDELKVGMNILGKKRTKTWHKGNLVAINPVGNGVFKYKVRFDKGKSLLSGNHVAFDYNPTLESLYVGARVVAKYKDGNLVWLYAGIVAEMPNNKNRMRFLIFFDDGYASYVILPELYPVCRPLKRTWEDIEDASCRDFIEEYISAYPSRPMVLLKVGQIIKTEWEGTWWKSKVEEVDSSLVKILFLDDKRSEWIYRGSTRLEPMFNLKLASANTQEKKLAGHQRTRPNMGALRSKGPVVQYTGVEHVGVSSAKPPQATQSQPPATTLIQQLQQRPQPQLLQQVQPTQQVQPSQQTLQLLAQQTQQTPQPSPAAQLQRIENKHQMAKKSTSNFIPGVGGTHASKILQAASANASNLSVLKVQSTPSTPTSSFTPPYQRQTTALVPPPSIVTHAMATIPQQPSYRAPTDRIFYLAHTCQPACLNRVRPAKSDLHRGKNPLLTPLLYDFRRMTGRRKVNRKMSFHVIYKAPCGLCLRNMGEIQSYLFQTRCDFIFLEMFCLDPYVLVDRPFQPQRPFYYIPDITSGKEDIPLSCVNEIDTTPPPNVKYSKERIPEDGVFINTSSDFLVGCECTDGCKDKSKCSCHQLTLQASGCTPGGQINHSAGYSYKRLEECLPTGIYECNKRCKCCAQMCTNRLVQHGLQVRLQLFKTQNKGWGIRCLDDIAKGSFVCIYAGKILTDDFADKEGLEMGDEYFANLDHIESVENFKEGYESEAHCSDSEGSGVDVSRMKIQPSALVSSGAARKKAQSSSSSDDSNDEEEKDSKSEDESDSSDDTFVKDNYYTPSSVWRSYTTRGQAKGNKEGSQDSKDGLSVSAKGQDDEKPPSMPEETGKSKVASWLTSQGLKKETGDNKSQIKTEQSKKQDVMTLSDSDDVQTISSGSEDNKDREKATPASVSGVTKKQVAVKSTRGIALKNSHSLMVKPSGGGVGHSAQGSKPGHQGQPGGGAENAPKNTRLFFDGEESCYIIDAKLEGNLGRYLNHSCSPNLFVQNVFVDTHDLRFPWVAFFASKRIRAGTELTWDYNYEVGSVEGKELLCCCGSTECRGRLL from the exons AATGGAGGTCGACGGCTGGGACCCCAGTCTGGAGGACGAGTTGGGAGTTTCACTGGATGACCTGAAGAAATGGATTGAGGAGGCTGTGGAGCAGAGCGAGgctgtgaagaagaaaaaagcccAGCTGATAGAGCTCGAGGAATGGGtggaacagaaagagaaagaagaggCGAAGACAGAGAAACTTCTCAACGATGCAAACCA GTCCGTTTTGGAGTGTGAGAAGCTGGTGAGGGCAGCGTATGAAAACAACGGCCTCGTCTACCGAGAGAGCAGCTCAGAGGACGAaggcggcggaggaggagggCTCCCCTCTGAAGTCATCGAGATTGATGACGATGACGACGATGACGTCATAGCTGTGGGATGTT TGGTTCCTCCAAAGACACAAACGCCATCTAAGGACCCAACA TTAAACGAAGCCTCTGCAGTTCTGCAGAAAACCACCCAGCAGGTCCAGAAGTTGGTCCAAATAGTCACCAAGCCCTCTGCCGGCTCGCCTTTGATACGAACAGCAGTGCAGTCTGTAGTTCAGCCAG GAATTCAGAGCCCGACACCAGCTATATTTGTATCACAAGCTCCATCTCATCAGACGATGACGCAGACGCAGCCAAACCCCAACATAAAAGAAGACGAGCTCAAAGTGGGGATGAACATCCTGGGAAAGAAACGCACCAAGACGTGGCATAAAGGCAACCTGGTGGCAATTAACCCTGTTG GAAACGGTGTGTTTAAGTACAAGGTGAGGTTTGATAAAGGCAAGAGTCTGTTGTCGGGGAATCATGTGGCGTTTGACTACAACCCCACCCTGGAGAGCCTGTACGTCGGGGCTCGTGTTGTCGCCAAGTACAAAGACGGAAACCTGGTGTGGCTGTACGCTGGAATCGTGGCAGAGATGCCGAACAACAAGAACCGCATGAG GTTTCTGATCTTCTTTGACGACGGCTACGCTTCATATGTGATCCTTCCTGAACTGTATCCAGTTTGCAGACCAC TAAAGCGAACTTGGGAGGACATAGAGGATGCATCTTGTCGGGACTTCATTGAGGAGTACATCTCCGCCTATCCCAGCAGGCCGATGGTGCTCCTAAAGGTCGGCCAGATAATCAAGACGGAGTGGGAGGGGACCTGGTGGAAGAGCAAAGTGGAGGAGGTGGACAGCAGCTTGGTCAAGATCCTCTTTCTG GACGATAAGAGGAGCGAATGGATTTACAGAGGATCCACCAGGTTGGAGCCCATGTTCAATCTGAAACTGGCTTCAGCAAACACTCAAGAAAAGAAGCTAGCTGGCCACCAGAGGACAAGGCCAAACATGG GAGCATTAAGGAGTAAAGGCCCAGTCGTTCAGTACACTGGCGTCGAACACGTCGGAGTTTCTTCTGCCAAACCTCCTCAAGCGACCCAGAGTCAGCCGCCAGCGACGACTCTGatccagcagcttcagcagcggCCGCAGCCCCAGCTCCTCCAGCAGGTCCAGCCGACCCAGCAGGTCCAGCCGTCCCAGCAAACCCTGCAGCTGCTAGCTCAACAAACCCAGCAAACCCCTCAGCCCTCACCGGCTGCCCAGCTTCAACGTATCGA aaataaacatcagaTGGCAAAGAAGAGCACGTCTAATTTCATCCCTGGTGTCGGCGGGACTCACGCCTCCAAGATCTTGCAGGCTGCGTCCGCCAACGCCAGCAACCTCTCAGT TTTAAAGGTGCAGAGCACCCCGAGTACGCCCACGTCCTCCTTCACGCCTCCGTATCAGAGACAGACGACCGCCCTGGTGCCGCCTCCTTCCATCGTCACGCACGCGATGGCCACCATCCCTCAGCAGCCGTCCTACAGAGCCCCGACAGACCGCATCTTCTACCTGGCTCACACCTGTCAGCCTGCATGTCTGAACCGCGTCCGACCAGCAAAGTCAGACCTGCACAGAGGAAAGAACCCCCTCCTCACTCCGCTGCTCTACGACTTCAGACGCATGACGGGACGACGCAAAGTCAACCGTAAA ATGTCCTTCCACGTTATCTACAAGGCTCCGTGTGGACTTTGTCTGCGTAACATGGGGGAGATCCAGAGCTACCTCTTCCAGACCCGCTGTGACTTTATATTCTTAGAGATGTTCTGCCTCGACCCGTACGTCCTGGTGGACCGGCCTTTCCAGCCGCAAAGGCCCTTCTATTACATTCCAGACATCACTAGTGGGAAGGAGGACATCCCTCTGTCCTGCGTCAATGAGATTGACACCACTCCACCACCTAACGTAAAATACA GCAAGGAGCGAATCCCTGAAGACGGAGTATTTATTAACACCAGTTCAGACTTCCTGGTCGGCTGTGAGTGTACCGACGGCTGCAAAGACAA ATCCAAATGTTCCTGCCACCAGCTGACCCTGCAGGCTTCAGGCTGCACACCTGGGGGGCAGATCAACCACAGCGCCGGATATTCATACAAACGATTAGAGGAGTGCTTACCTACAGG GATCTATGAGTGCAACAAAAGGTGTAAATGTTGTGCTCAGATGTGCACCAACCGGCTGGTGCAGCACGGCCTGCAGGTCCGTCTGCAGCTCTTCAAGACCCAGAACAAAGGCTGGGGCATTCGCTGTCTGGACGATATAGCTAAGGGatcatttgtttgcatttatgcTG GTAAAATCCTGACTGATGATTTCGCTGACAAAGAAGGTCTAGAGATGGGCGACGAGTATTTTGCTAACCTGGACCACATCGAGAGCGTGGAGAACTTCAAGGAAGGCTACGAGAGCGAGGCGCACTGCTCCGACAGCGAGGGCAGCGGCGTGGACGTGTCCAGAATGAAGATCCAGCCGTCCGCTTTGGTCTCCAGCGGCGCTGCGAGGAAAAAAG CTCAGAGCTCCAGCTCTTCGGATGACAGCAACGACGAAGAGGAGAAAGATTCAAAGAGTGAAGATGAAAGCGACAGCTCAGACGACACCTTTGTGAAGGACAACTACTACACCCCCAGCTCTGTGTGGAGGAGTTACACGACTCGCGGTCAGGCCAAGGGCAACAAAGAAG GGAGTCAGGACAGTAAAGATGGACTGAGCGTCTCAGCCAAAGGCCAGGATGATGAGAAGCCGCCCTCCATGCCAGAGGAGACGGGGAAAAGCAAAGTGGCTTCCTGGTTAACAAGCCAGGGCCTGAAGAAg GAAACTGGAGACAACAAGAG TCAAATAAAGACAGAGCAATCAAAGAAACAGGACGTCATGACTCTATCGGACAGCGACGATGTTCAGACGATTAGCTCTGGATCTGAAGACAACAAAGACCGAGAGAAAGCCACTCCGG CTTCTGTATCCGGCGTGACCAAGAAGCAGGTGGCGGTGAAATCCACGCGAGGCATCGCCCTGAAGAACAGCCACAGTCTGATGGTGAAACCGTCTGGGGGGGGAGTCGGGCACAGCGCTCAGGGGAGCAAACCCGGCCACCAGGGGCAGCCTGGAGGAGGGGCAGAAAATGCTCCCAAAAACACCCGGCTATTCTTCGACGGCGAAGAGTCCTGCTACATCATCGATGCCAAGTTGGAGGGAAATCTGGGACGTTACCTCAAT CACAGCTGCAGTCCTAACCTGTTCGTCCAGAACGTGTTTGTCGACACACACGACTTGAGATTCCCCTGGGTGGCGTTCTTCGCCAGCAA GCGCATTCGGGCCGGCACAGAACTGACCTGGGATTATAACTACGAGGTGGGAAGCGTTGAAGGCAAAgagctgctgtgctgctgcGGATCCACAGAGTGCCGTGGACGGCTGCTGTGA
- the setdb1b gene encoding histone-lysine N-methyltransferase SETDB1-B isoform X2, producing MEVDGWDPSLEDELGVSLDDLKKWIEEAVEQSEAVKKKKAQLIELEEWVEQKEKEEAKTEKLLNDANQSVLECEKLVRAAYENNGLVYRESSSEDEGGGGGGLPSEVIEIDDDDDDDVIAVGCLVPPKTQTPSKDPTLNEASAVLQKTTQQVQKLVQIVTKPSAGSPLIRTAVQSVVQPGIQSPTPAIFVSQAPSHQTMTQTQPNPNIKEDELKVGMNILGKKRTKTWHKGNLVAINPVGNGVFKYKVRFDKGKSLLSGNHVAFDYNPTLESLYVGARVVAKYKDGNLVWLYAGIVAEMPNNKNRMRFLIFFDDGYASYVILPELYPVCRPLKRTWEDIEDASCRDFIEEYISAYPSRPMVLLKVGQIIKTEWEGTWWKSKVEEVDSSLVKILFLDDKRSEWIYRGSTRLEPMFNLKLASANTQEKKLAGHQRTRPNMGALRSKGPVVQYTGVEHVGVSSAKPPQATQSQPPATTLIQQLQQRPQPQLLQQVQPTQQVQPSQQTLQLLAQQTQQTPQPSPAAQLQRIENKHQMAKKSTSNFIPGVGGTHASKILQAASANASNLSVLKVQSTPSTPTSSFTPPYQRQTTALVPPPSIVTHAMATIPQQPSYRAPTDRIFYLAHTCQPACLNRVRPAKSDLHRGKNPLLTPLLYDFRRMTGRRKVNRKMSFHVIYKAPCGLCLRNMGEIQSYLFQTRCDFIFLEMFCLDPYVLVDRPFQPQRPFYYIPDITSGKEDIPLSCVNEIDTTPPPNVKYSKERIPEDGVFINTSSDFLVGCECTDGCKDKSKCSCHQLTLQASGCTPGGQINHSAGYSYKRLEECLPTGIYECNKRCKCCAQMCTNRLVQHGLQVRLQLFKTQNKGWGIRCLDDIAKGSFVCIYAGKILTDDFADKEGLEMGDEYFANLDHIESVENFKEGYESEAHCSDSEGSGVDVSRMKIQPSALVSSGAARKKAQSSSSSDDSNDEEEKDSKSEDESDSSDDTFVKDNYYTPSSVWRSYTTRGQAKGNKEGSQDSKDGLSVSAKGQDDEKPPSMPEETGKSKVASWLTSQGLKKETGDNKSQIKTEQSKKQDVMTLSDSDDVQTISSGSEDNKDREKATPASVSGVTKKQVAVKSTRGIALKNSHSLMVKPSGGGVGHSAQGSKPGHQGQPGGGAENAPKNTRLFFDGEESCYIIDAKLEGNLGRYLNHSCSPNLFVQNVFVDTHDLRFPWVAFFASKRIRAGTELTWDYNYEVGSVEGKELLCCCGSTECRGRLL from the exons ATGGAGGTCGACGGCTGGGACCCCAGTCTGGAGGACGAGTTGGGAGTTTCACTGGATGACCTGAAGAAATGGATTGAGGAGGCTGTGGAGCAGAGCGAGgctgtgaagaagaaaaaagcccAGCTGATAGAGCTCGAGGAATGGGtggaacagaaagagaaagaagaggCGAAGACAGAGAAACTTCTCAACGATGCAAACCA GTCCGTTTTGGAGTGTGAGAAGCTGGTGAGGGCAGCGTATGAAAACAACGGCCTCGTCTACCGAGAGAGCAGCTCAGAGGACGAaggcggcggaggaggagggCTCCCCTCTGAAGTCATCGAGATTGATGACGATGACGACGATGACGTCATAGCTGTGGGATGTT TGGTTCCTCCAAAGACACAAACGCCATCTAAGGACCCAACA TTAAACGAAGCCTCTGCAGTTCTGCAGAAAACCACCCAGCAGGTCCAGAAGTTGGTCCAAATAGTCACCAAGCCCTCTGCCGGCTCGCCTTTGATACGAACAGCAGTGCAGTCTGTAGTTCAGCCAG GAATTCAGAGCCCGACACCAGCTATATTTGTATCACAAGCTCCATCTCATCAGACGATGACGCAGACGCAGCCAAACCCCAACATAAAAGAAGACGAGCTCAAAGTGGGGATGAACATCCTGGGAAAGAAACGCACCAAGACGTGGCATAAAGGCAACCTGGTGGCAATTAACCCTGTTG GAAACGGTGTGTTTAAGTACAAGGTGAGGTTTGATAAAGGCAAGAGTCTGTTGTCGGGGAATCATGTGGCGTTTGACTACAACCCCACCCTGGAGAGCCTGTACGTCGGGGCTCGTGTTGTCGCCAAGTACAAAGACGGAAACCTGGTGTGGCTGTACGCTGGAATCGTGGCAGAGATGCCGAACAACAAGAACCGCATGAG GTTTCTGATCTTCTTTGACGACGGCTACGCTTCATATGTGATCCTTCCTGAACTGTATCCAGTTTGCAGACCAC TAAAGCGAACTTGGGAGGACATAGAGGATGCATCTTGTCGGGACTTCATTGAGGAGTACATCTCCGCCTATCCCAGCAGGCCGATGGTGCTCCTAAAGGTCGGCCAGATAATCAAGACGGAGTGGGAGGGGACCTGGTGGAAGAGCAAAGTGGAGGAGGTGGACAGCAGCTTGGTCAAGATCCTCTTTCTG GACGATAAGAGGAGCGAATGGATTTACAGAGGATCCACCAGGTTGGAGCCCATGTTCAATCTGAAACTGGCTTCAGCAAACACTCAAGAAAAGAAGCTAGCTGGCCACCAGAGGACAAGGCCAAACATGG GAGCATTAAGGAGTAAAGGCCCAGTCGTTCAGTACACTGGCGTCGAACACGTCGGAGTTTCTTCTGCCAAACCTCCTCAAGCGACCCAGAGTCAGCCGCCAGCGACGACTCTGatccagcagcttcagcagcggCCGCAGCCCCAGCTCCTCCAGCAGGTCCAGCCGACCCAGCAGGTCCAGCCGTCCCAGCAAACCCTGCAGCTGCTAGCTCAACAAACCCAGCAAACCCCTCAGCCCTCACCGGCTGCCCAGCTTCAACGTATCGA aaataaacatcagaTGGCAAAGAAGAGCACGTCTAATTTCATCCCTGGTGTCGGCGGGACTCACGCCTCCAAGATCTTGCAGGCTGCGTCCGCCAACGCCAGCAACCTCTCAGT TTTAAAGGTGCAGAGCACCCCGAGTACGCCCACGTCCTCCTTCACGCCTCCGTATCAGAGACAGACGACCGCCCTGGTGCCGCCTCCTTCCATCGTCACGCACGCGATGGCCACCATCCCTCAGCAGCCGTCCTACAGAGCCCCGACAGACCGCATCTTCTACCTGGCTCACACCTGTCAGCCTGCATGTCTGAACCGCGTCCGACCAGCAAAGTCAGACCTGCACAGAGGAAAGAACCCCCTCCTCACTCCGCTGCTCTACGACTTCAGACGCATGACGGGACGACGCAAAGTCAACCGTAAA ATGTCCTTCCACGTTATCTACAAGGCTCCGTGTGGACTTTGTCTGCGTAACATGGGGGAGATCCAGAGCTACCTCTTCCAGACCCGCTGTGACTTTATATTCTTAGAGATGTTCTGCCTCGACCCGTACGTCCTGGTGGACCGGCCTTTCCAGCCGCAAAGGCCCTTCTATTACATTCCAGACATCACTAGTGGGAAGGAGGACATCCCTCTGTCCTGCGTCAATGAGATTGACACCACTCCACCACCTAACGTAAAATACA GCAAGGAGCGAATCCCTGAAGACGGAGTATTTATTAACACCAGTTCAGACTTCCTGGTCGGCTGTGAGTGTACCGACGGCTGCAAAGACAA ATCCAAATGTTCCTGCCACCAGCTGACCCTGCAGGCTTCAGGCTGCACACCTGGGGGGCAGATCAACCACAGCGCCGGATATTCATACAAACGATTAGAGGAGTGCTTACCTACAGG GATCTATGAGTGCAACAAAAGGTGTAAATGTTGTGCTCAGATGTGCACCAACCGGCTGGTGCAGCACGGCCTGCAGGTCCGTCTGCAGCTCTTCAAGACCCAGAACAAAGGCTGGGGCATTCGCTGTCTGGACGATATAGCTAAGGGatcatttgtttgcatttatgcTG GTAAAATCCTGACTGATGATTTCGCTGACAAAGAAGGTCTAGAGATGGGCGACGAGTATTTTGCTAACCTGGACCACATCGAGAGCGTGGAGAACTTCAAGGAAGGCTACGAGAGCGAGGCGCACTGCTCCGACAGCGAGGGCAGCGGCGTGGACGTGTCCAGAATGAAGATCCAGCCGTCCGCTTTGGTCTCCAGCGGCGCTGCGAGGAAAAAAG CTCAGAGCTCCAGCTCTTCGGATGACAGCAACGACGAAGAGGAGAAAGATTCAAAGAGTGAAGATGAAAGCGACAGCTCAGACGACACCTTTGTGAAGGACAACTACTACACCCCCAGCTCTGTGTGGAGGAGTTACACGACTCGCGGTCAGGCCAAGGGCAACAAAGAAG GGAGTCAGGACAGTAAAGATGGACTGAGCGTCTCAGCCAAAGGCCAGGATGATGAGAAGCCGCCCTCCATGCCAGAGGAGACGGGGAAAAGCAAAGTGGCTTCCTGGTTAACAAGCCAGGGCCTGAAGAAg GAAACTGGAGACAACAAGAG TCAAATAAAGACAGAGCAATCAAAGAAACAGGACGTCATGACTCTATCGGACAGCGACGATGTTCAGACGATTAGCTCTGGATCTGAAGACAACAAAGACCGAGAGAAAGCCACTCCGG CTTCTGTATCCGGCGTGACCAAGAAGCAGGTGGCGGTGAAATCCACGCGAGGCATCGCCCTGAAGAACAGCCACAGTCTGATGGTGAAACCGTCTGGGGGGGGAGTCGGGCACAGCGCTCAGGGGAGCAAACCCGGCCACCAGGGGCAGCCTGGAGGAGGGGCAGAAAATGCTCCCAAAAACACCCGGCTATTCTTCGACGGCGAAGAGTCCTGCTACATCATCGATGCCAAGTTGGAGGGAAATCTGGGACGTTACCTCAAT CACAGCTGCAGTCCTAACCTGTTCGTCCAGAACGTGTTTGTCGACACACACGACTTGAGATTCCCCTGGGTGGCGTTCTTCGCCAGCAA GCGCATTCGGGCCGGCACAGAACTGACCTGGGATTATAACTACGAGGTGGGAAGCGTTGAAGGCAAAgagctgctgtgctgctgcGGATCCACAGAGTGCCGTGGACGGCTGCTGTGA
- the LOC103478741 gene encoding meiotic recombination protein REC8 homolog, with protein MFYYPAVLNRRSGCFSTIWLVATKGIKVPRRDFLKVNVKRSCDDIMNYLLERVAPPQPGLPRPRFSLYLSSQLQYGIILVYHRQCTIFLEEVQSILGQLLKQRSSGKTDLSGPSKSAAVLPDVLFLMEETEGAPDPLFGEMLLQDTMPSPTQLMQMNWEDLGESSPELHERSSSATSASPRPENGISASPESITLSEPILAASAAAAAEFDEEDFTDDLLQTVDLLLDQPDHFQEGGLEPIQEEMREEGEEASKKTKEMTPSIADLQPSTVSSEGPELLPLEEPGSSGETPLMPRDPVTPVPAPRVPSPPSAARRRRRSPELEEAQPEVKRRRRRQLVFFDPETQLSESEQQQQIEEPLTETREPAVAPPPSHRVIPAAELLSKPCSFLPEEILSLWRRAAVITPLSGPDLQVGDRGPESTDSEREREREAMQEAAAEEQRADEVSTEVQRGMEESEMMGFSAHPAPSLEGSDQREASRDFSPLYTSEREGSTVSTALQDIPEAVDERIEELAVESPRLLPEMADFESEPVLFQSVLPSGANRRTVSCVFQRLLDNLSSSRISAEQEEPYGDIVILPGPRYEELDQPS; from the exons ATGTTTTACTACCCGGCTGTTTTAAACCGTCGATCAGGATGTTTCTCCACGATCTG gCTGGTTGCCACAAAAGGCATCAAAGTTCCTCGCAGGGATTTCCTGAAAGTCAACGTGAAAAGGAGTTG CGATGACATCATGAACTACCTGCTGGAGCGGGTCGCCCCGCCTCAACCCGGCCTGCCGCGACCCCGCTTCTCCCTCTACctctcctcacagctgcagtACGGCATCATCCTGGTCTACCACCGGCAGTGCACCATCTTTCTGG AGGAAGTCCAGTCCATTCTGGGCCAGTTGTTGAAACAAAGAAGCTCAGGGAAAACGGATCTTTCCGGTCCAAGCAA GTCAGCTGCAGTCCTGCCTGATGTCCTGTTTCTCATGGAGGAGACGGAAGGCGCTCCGGATCCTTTATTTGGAGAGATGCTCCTCCAGGACACGATGCCCAGCCCGACGCAGCTGATGCAG ATGAATTGGGAGGATCTGGGAGAATCGTCTCCCGAGCTCCATGAACGGAGCAGCTCAGCTACTTCGGCTTCTCCACGTCCGGAAAATG gcaTCTCCGCTTCCCCAGAATCCATCACTCTGAGCGAGCCGATACTCGCCGCCAGCGCCGCAGCCGCCGCAGAG TTTGATGAGGAAGACTTCACTGATGATCTTCTACAAACTGTCGATTTACTCCTGGACCAGCCGGATCACTTTCAAGAAG GAGGTTTGGAGCCAATACAAGAAGAGAtgagagaggagggggaggaggcgAGCAAGAAGACGAAGGAAATGACTCCATCCATCGCAGA CCTGCAGCCGTCCACCGTCTCCAGCGAGGGCCCTGAGCTGCTGCCTCTGGAGGAGCCGGGCTCCTCTGGGGAAACCCCCTTAATGCCCAGAGACCCGGTCACCCCGGTGCCGGCGCCCAGAGTCCCCTCACCGCCATCTGCAGCGCGGCGACGACGCAGGAGCCCCGAGTTAGAG GAGGCCCAACCTGAGgtgaagagaaggaggaggaggcagctgGTGTTCTTCGATCCGGAGACGCAGCTCTCAGAGtcggagcagcagcagcagattgagGAGCCTCTGACTGAGACCAGAGAGCCGGCCGTCGCCCCGCCTCCCTCTCACCGGGTCATTCCGGCCGCCGAGCTGCTCAGCAAACCCTGCAGCT TTTTGCCTGAGGAGATTCTGTCTCTGTGGAGACGGGCGGCGGTCATAACGCCGCTGTCGGGGCCCGACCTGCAGGTCGGGGACCGGGGGCCCGAGTCCACCGACTCGGAGCGCGAGCGAGAGCGGGAGGCGATGCAGGAGGCGGCAGCCGAGGAGCAGAGAGCCGATGAGGTTTCCACAGAG GTCCAGAGAGGAATGGAGGAATCTGAGATGATGGGATTTTCAG CTCACCCGGCTCCATCTCTGGAGGGGTCGGACCAGCGGGAGGCGTCTCGagacttttctcctctttacaCGTCTGAGAGAGAAGG GTCCACCGTCTCCACGGCGCTGCAGGACATCCCAGAGGCGGTGGACGAGAGGATCGAGGAGTTGGCAGTGGAATCCCCTCG GCTGCTGCCGGAGATGGCGGACTTTGAAAGCGAGCCGGTGCTTTTTCAGTCGGTTTTGCCGTCTGGAGCCAACCGCAGAACAGTCAGCTGCGTTTTTCAGAGGCTGCTGG ataATTTGTCGTCCAGCAGGATTTCTGCCGAGCAGGAAGAGCCGTATGGAGACATCGTGATCCTCCCCGGACCCAGATATGAAGAACTGGACCAGCCTTCATAA